A single window of Synechococcus sp. CBW1004 DNA harbors:
- a CDS encoding GGDEF domain-containing protein, with protein MNALPLFDRDGRFERLLGVSRDISERKRFERQLMAANQQLEQLATTDGLTGIWNRRHLETVIQASIERSSRYGEPLSLILCDLDGFKSINDRYGHPVGDQVLIEFCRRIGQTLRRSDGFGRWGGEEFVILLPHSDQQAAAALAEQLRHGVAAAPFPGAGAVTASFGVAQHQAGESEEAWFQRIDQNLYAAKAAGRNRVVAA; from the coding sequence GTGAATGCGCTGCCCCTGTTCGATCGCGACGGGCGCTTTGAACGGCTGCTCGGCGTGAGCCGCGACATCAGCGAACGCAAGCGTTTTGAACGCCAGTTGATGGCCGCCAATCAGCAGCTTGAGCAGCTCGCCACCACCGATGGTCTGACAGGGATCTGGAACCGCCGTCACCTGGAGACCGTGATCCAGGCGTCGATCGAGCGATCCAGTCGCTATGGCGAACCGCTCAGCCTGATCCTCTGCGATCTCGACGGATTCAAGAGCATCAATGATCGCTACGGCCATCCGGTGGGCGATCAGGTGCTGATCGAGTTCTGTCGGCGCATCGGGCAGACGCTGCGCCGCAGCGATGGCTTCGGGCGCTGGGGCGGGGAGGAGTTCGTGATCCTGCTGCCCCACAGCGACCAGCAGGCCGCCGCCGCTCTGGCCGAACAGCTGCGGCATGGGGTCGCCGCCGCTCCCTTCCCCGGGGCCGGCGCCGTGACCGCCAGCTTCGGCGTCGCCCAGCACCAGGCGGGGGAGAGCGAGGAAGCCTGGTTCCAGAGGATCGACCAGAACCTCTACGCCGCCAAGGCGGCAGGTCGCAACCGGGTGGTGGCGGCCTGA
- a CDS encoding EAL domain-containing protein produces the protein MASSQQPGPGALRDQGLFEQAMRHAAIGMALVTAEGVFLEVNAALCRMLGRDEATLRQLLLRDITHPDDLAESLHLVGEILSGSREPFQREKRYVHADGHLIWGQVSVSCLRRGAECLFIVQIVDISEARRQRLALAEQEQQVRLLAENAADVVSRLDQALHTDPLTGLASRAAILSRINAALTRRDRQGVTALLSIGIDRLSAVNHALTHQAGDQLLASVAERLVQALEQPELAARGTGDTFIVLLDPLETAEQAGAIAERLRLAVKGTITYGGQAIEPSVSIGVAIAPPAPEESPTSQVAPAFPAMEGVTADELLRDATLAMRKATSQGRDRFAFSDPHLAVSARKRLVLQEELRGALENGELESWFMPLVTLSGGQLHGYEALVRWRRPDGALEQPDAFLPIARSAGLAREIDLLVLGRSIAALAQLPAGLCVSANLSADTLSQGGLVEQVGKWLSQAGVSPQRLHLEITETALLNLEPRVTATIQELSELGVRWVVDDFGTGFSSISHLRDLPIHGLKLDRSFSEGLRHGDQKSVRLAQALGGLAEGLGLETVAEGIEAAEEAASLRDLGWRCGQGYHFGRAAPLSHWQSSPPPEGRYLPGAARPGPAIGAATLQAPASRSSWALAVTDNVPVGLFALRLPPAGPPELQFVSRRWLEMVQLEREQVMGDPTLLLSRLDPRDRRGLIRLWRRHAHLDQPLSWEGRLQGDGENSWVLVEASPLQQADGSRIWQGVMSDITARKRQELHLRRLLDEAPIAIAIQELREDDPRITFVNQQFVRSLGYDLTTIPHLSDWARLAYPDPGQRERVFQAWDNSLARARQSDGVIEPLEARITTGDGRERDALFSAVLLGDEMVISVLDITSLRQTERELAAARASLADSALAITAAIPVGTYTMVQPPDGGLASFSFMSDRFLQICGLEREAAAADPLQAFACVHPDDYDAWVQLNVETFERKKPFYGECRVVAEGEVRWISAESVPRDLPDGSTVWEGVLIDITAQKEALLQLEKERTLLNTA, from the coding sequence TTGGCGTCCTCCCAACAACCAGGACCGGGAGCCCTGAGGGATCAGGGACTGTTCGAGCAGGCGATGCGCCACGCCGCCATCGGCATGGCCCTGGTCACCGCCGAAGGCGTCTTCCTGGAGGTGAACGCCGCCCTCTGCCGGATGCTGGGCCGCGACGAAGCGACGCTGCGGCAGCTCCTGCTGCGCGACATCACCCACCCCGACGACCTCGCCGAGAGCCTGCACCTGGTCGGGGAGATCCTCAGCGGCAGCCGCGAGCCCTTCCAACGGGAGAAGCGCTACGTCCACGCCGACGGCCACCTGATCTGGGGGCAGGTCTCGGTGTCCTGCCTGCGCCGCGGTGCGGAGTGCCTGTTCATCGTCCAGATCGTCGACATCAGCGAGGCCCGGCGTCAGCGCCTGGCCCTGGCCGAGCAGGAGCAGCAGGTCCGCCTGCTGGCCGAGAACGCCGCCGACGTGGTCAGTCGGCTCGACCAGGCTCTGCACACCGATCCGCTCACCGGCCTGGCCAGCCGCGCCGCCATCCTCAGCCGCATCAACGCAGCCCTGACACGGCGTGACCGACAGGGGGTCACGGCCCTGCTGAGCATCGGCATCGACCGTCTCTCCGCGGTGAACCATGCCCTCACGCACCAGGCCGGCGACCAGCTGCTCGCCAGCGTCGCCGAACGGCTGGTGCAGGCCCTGGAGCAGCCCGAGCTGGCCGCCCGGGGCACCGGCGACACCTTCATCGTGCTGCTCGATCCACTGGAGACGGCGGAACAGGCGGGCGCCATCGCCGAACGGTTGCGGCTGGCCGTCAAGGGCACGATCACCTACGGCGGCCAAGCGATCGAGCCGTCGGTGAGCATCGGTGTGGCGATCGCCCCGCCAGCTCCGGAAGAGTCGCCCACCAGCCAGGTGGCACCCGCATTCCCCGCCATGGAGGGCGTGACGGCGGATGAACTGCTGCGCGATGCCACCCTCGCCATGCGAAAGGCCACCAGCCAGGGGCGCGATCGCTTCGCCTTCTCCGACCCGCACCTGGCGGTCAGCGCCCGGAAGCGGCTGGTGCTGCAGGAGGAGCTGCGCGGCGCCCTGGAGAACGGCGAGCTGGAGAGCTGGTTCATGCCGCTGGTGACGCTCAGCGGGGGCCAGCTGCATGGCTACGAAGCGCTGGTGCGCTGGCGACGGCCCGATGGCGCGCTGGAGCAGCCCGACGCCTTTCTACCGATCGCCCGCAGCGCGGGCCTGGCCCGGGAGATCGACCTGCTGGTCCTGGGCCGGAGCATCGCGGCCCTGGCCCAGCTGCCCGCCGGCCTGTGTGTCAGCGCCAACCTCAGCGCCGACACCCTCAGCCAGGGCGGCCTGGTGGAACAGGTGGGGAAATGGCTGTCGCAGGCGGGCGTGTCACCCCAGCGCCTGCATCTGGAGATCACCGAAACGGCGCTGCTCAACCTGGAGCCGCGGGTGACCGCCACGATCCAGGAGCTGTCCGAGCTGGGCGTGCGCTGGGTGGTCGATGACTTCGGCACCGGCTTCTCCTCGATCAGTCACCTGCGGGACCTGCCGATCCACGGCCTGAAGCTGGACCGCTCATTCAGCGAGGGGCTGCGCCATGGCGACCAGAAGAGCGTGCGGCTGGCCCAGGCCCTCGGCGGCCTGGCCGAAGGCCTGGGGCTGGAGACGGTGGCCGAAGGCATCGAGGCGGCGGAGGAAGCCGCCTCCCTTCGCGATCTGGGCTGGCGCTGCGGACAGGGCTACCACTTCGGTCGGGCCGCTCCGCTCAGCCACTGGCAGAGCTCGCCCCCCCCGGAAGGCAGATACCTCCCGGGGGCAGCACGTCCCGGTCCGGCGATCGGCGCGGCGACCCTGCAGGCCCCCGCCAGCCGCAGCAGCTGGGCCCTGGCCGTCACCGACAACGTGCCGGTGGGGCTGTTCGCGCTGCGCCTGCCCCCGGCCGGACCTCCGGAGCTGCAGTTCGTCAGCCGCCGCTGGCTGGAGATGGTGCAGCTGGAGCGCGAACAGGTGATGGGTGATCCGACTCTGTTGCTGTCGCGCCTGGACCCGCGCGATCGCCGCGGCCTGATCCGGCTGTGGCGGCGGCACGCACACCTCGACCAGCCCCTGAGCTGGGAGGGACGGCTGCAGGGCGATGGGGAAAACAGCTGGGTTCTGGTGGAGGCGTCGCCGCTGCAGCAGGCCGACGGCAGCCGGATCTGGCAGGGGGTGATGAGCGACATCACCGCCCGCAAGCGGCAGGAACTGCACCTGCGCCGCCTGCTCGATGAAGCCCCGATCGCCATCGCGATCCAGGAGCTGCGCGAGGACGACCCGCGGATCACCTTCGTGAATCAGCAGTTCGTCCGCAGCCTGGGCTACGACCTGACCACCATCCCCCACCTCTCCGACTGGGCCCGGCTGGCCTATCCCGATCCCGGGCAGCGGGAGCGGGTCTTTCAGGCGTGGGACAACAGCCTCGCCCGGGCCCGCCAGAGCGATGGCGTCATCGAACCGCTCGAGGCCAGGATCACCACCGGCGATGGGCGCGAGCGGGATGCGCTGTTCAGCGCCGTGCTGCTGGGCGACGAGATGGTGATCTCCGTGCTCGACATCACATCCCTGCGGCAGACCGAGCGGGAGCTGGCGGCGGCGCGGGCCTCCCTGGCGGACTCCGCCCTGGCGATCACCGCCGCCATTCCTGTCGGCACGTACACCATGGTGCAGCCGCCGGACGGGGGTCTGGCGTCGTTCTCGTTCATGAGCGATCGCTTCCTGCAGATCTGCGGGCTCGAGCGGGAGGCGGCGGCCGCCGATCCGCTGCAGGCCTTCGCCTGTGTGCATCCCGATGATTACGACGCCTGGGTTCAGCTCAATGTCGAGACCTTTGAACGCAAGAAGCCGTTCTACGGCGAGTGCCGCGTCGTGGCTGAGGGCGAGGTCCGCTGGATCAGCGCCGAATCGGTGCCGCGCGATCTTCCCGATGGCAGCACCGTCTGGGAGGGGGTACTGATCGACATCACGGCGCAGAAAGAGGCACTGCTGCAGCTGGAGAAAGAACGCACCCTGCTGAACACGGCCTGA
- a CDS encoding PAS domain S-box protein — protein sequence MKDRQGRYLYANASTEQLLGGQDGVIGRTDAELLPPDTARMIQEVDEQVFEQGGPLLREERLPQADGSDRIFLSRKLLFHQRGQEDCLIGFSTEITTLRRTLADLEASEEHFRLLAENSSDVVFRLAEDGRVLWVSPSLTHALGWRPEEWIGQPGTRFLLHRGEADHYQQNLQRLRQGEETTVARDQVLARDGSVHWVETHAGPYRNARGEIDGIVASFRVIDEEMAAEKRLRISEQRYRLLAENARDVIWTMEPDGSISYVSPSIQLLRGYTPEEAIVHPLEQIHPPDSLRRSRAFFQQLQEDIAAGRTPQTFRGELEYYCIGTHSGGRDSSSRTSIRLNP from the coding sequence ATGAAAGACCGGCAGGGTCGCTATCTCTACGCCAATGCCAGCACTGAACAGCTGCTTGGTGGCCAGGACGGCGTCATCGGCCGCACCGACGCCGAGCTGCTGCCGCCGGACACGGCGCGAATGATCCAGGAGGTCGACGAGCAGGTGTTCGAGCAGGGAGGACCGCTGCTGCGCGAGGAGCGCCTTCCCCAGGCCGACGGCAGCGACCGCATCTTCCTCTCCAGAAAGCTGCTCTTCCACCAGCGCGGACAGGAGGACTGCCTGATCGGCTTCTCCACCGAGATCACCACCCTGCGCCGGACCCTCGCCGACCTGGAGGCTTCGGAAGAACACTTCAGGCTGCTGGCCGAGAACTCCAGCGACGTGGTGTTCCGGCTGGCGGAGGACGGCCGCGTGCTCTGGGTGTCCCCCTCACTGACCCATGCGCTGGGCTGGCGGCCCGAGGAGTGGATCGGCCAGCCGGGCACCAGGTTCCTGCTTCACCGCGGCGAGGCGGATCACTACCAGCAGAACCTGCAGAGGCTGCGCCAGGGAGAGGAGACGACCGTGGCCCGCGATCAGGTGCTCGCCCGGGACGGCAGCGTCCACTGGGTCGAGACCCACGCCGGCCCCTACCGCAACGCCCGCGGAGAGATCGACGGCATCGTCGCCAGTTTCCGCGTCATCGACGAGGAGATGGCGGCCGAAAAACGGCTGCGGATCAGCGAACAGCGCTATCGGCTCCTCGCCGAAAACGCCCGCGATGTGATCTGGACGATGGAGCCCGACGGCAGCATCAGCTATGTCAGCCCCTCGATCCAGCTGCTGCGCGGCTACACGCCCGAAGAGGCGATCGTCCATCCCCTCGAGCAGATTCATCCCCCCGATTCGCTGCGACGCTCCCGCGCCTTCTTCCAGCAGCTGCAGGAGGACATCGCCGCCGGCCGGACACCGCAGACCTTTCGGGGCGAGCTCGAGTATTACTGCATAGGTACCCATTCAGGGGGGCGGGACAGCTCATCGCGAACATCGATACGACTGAACCCTTGA
- a CDS encoding glycogen/starch/alpha-glucan phosphorylase, whose translation MTATVTGSGSGLAESMRRHLFSSQAKSPSLATAHDHYLCLSLAVRDRLLASWVDTAEVYTRQHVRTAVYLSAEYLLGPHLENNLVNLGLRQEAESACAELGLSLDELLAQEPEPGLGNGGLGRLAACFQESMASLELPAIGYGIRYEFGIFRQQIGPNGQLESTDPWLAGGNPWEVIRPEWSYPVQIGGHTVIGVAHDTPILGYGVHTANTLRLWSAQAPDSFDFASFNAGDYTRAVLQKVQSETLSKVLYPNDEMEQGKRLRLSQQIFFVSCSLQDMFRILQGQGLAPSEFHRKFAVQLNDTHPAIAVAELMRLLIDQHQLDWEQAWTITTSAISYTNHTLLPEALECWGLELFGSLLPRHLEIIYEINARFLRMVRLRHPGRPDLLEKLSLIQEGPQRKVRMAHLAVVGSHQVNGVAALHSDLLVKNLFADFAALWPDRFTNITNGVTPRRWLAVANPGLSALLDEAIGTGWTRDLEQLRRLEPFAADPAFQERWAQVKMRAKERLAATIRSETGVLVDPGSLFDVQVKRIHEYKRQHLAALQIVERYLRLRAGEDLPPRTVIFGGKAAPGYAMAKLIIRLIVGIAEIVNIDPAIDGRLRVVFLPNFNVSLGQRIYPAVDLSEQISTAGMEASGTGNMKMSLNGALTIGTLDGANVEIRDLVGHDNFFLFGHTAEQLASINQAGYHPMPWLENDPVAREAIELIGSGHFSEGDCDLFHPLLANLCGSDPFRVCSDLGDYRRAQNDVDAVWCDPERWRRMSVLNTARCGHFSSDRSIREYAERIWKVQPVPISSCSLVPDA comes from the coding sequence ATGACTGCCACCGTGACGGGCTCCGGCTCGGGTCTGGCCGAGTCGATGCGGCGCCATCTCTTCTCCAGCCAGGCCAAATCGCCGTCCCTCGCCACCGCCCACGATCACTACCTCTGCCTGTCCCTGGCGGTGCGTGATCGGCTGCTCGCCAGCTGGGTGGATACGGCGGAGGTGTACACGCGCCAGCACGTGCGCACGGCGGTCTATCTCTCGGCCGAATACCTGCTCGGCCCCCATCTCGAGAACAATCTGGTCAACCTCGGCCTGCGCCAGGAGGCGGAGAGTGCCTGCGCCGAGCTGGGCCTTTCGCTCGACGAACTGCTGGCCCAGGAGCCGGAGCCGGGCCTCGGCAACGGCGGGCTGGGCCGCCTGGCGGCCTGCTTCCAGGAGTCGATGGCCAGCCTGGAGCTGCCGGCGATCGGCTACGGCATCCGCTATGAGTTCGGTATCTTCCGCCAGCAGATCGGCCCCAACGGCCAGCTGGAAAGCACCGATCCCTGGCTGGCGGGAGGCAACCCCTGGGAGGTGATCCGGCCCGAGTGGAGCTACCCGGTGCAGATCGGGGGGCACACGGTGATCGGCGTCGCCCACGACACGCCGATCCTGGGTTATGGCGTGCACACCGCCAACACGCTGCGCCTCTGGTCGGCGCAGGCGCCGGATTCGTTTGATTTCGCCTCCTTCAATGCCGGCGACTACACGCGGGCGGTGCTGCAGAAGGTGCAGTCGGAAACGCTCTCGAAGGTGCTCTATCCCAATGATGAGATGGAGCAGGGCAAGCGCCTGCGTCTCAGTCAGCAGATCTTCTTCGTCAGCTGTTCGCTGCAGGACATGTTCCGCATCCTGCAGGGCCAGGGCCTCGCTCCCTCTGAGTTCCACCGCAAGTTCGCGGTGCAGCTCAACGACACCCACCCCGCCATCGCGGTGGCTGAGCTGATGCGGCTGCTGATCGACCAGCACCAGCTCGACTGGGAGCAGGCCTGGACGATCACGACGTCGGCGATCAGCTACACCAACCACACCCTGTTGCCGGAGGCGCTCGAGTGCTGGGGCCTGGAGCTGTTCGGCTCGCTCCTGCCGCGCCATCTCGAGATCATCTACGAAATCAACGCCCGCTTCCTGCGCATGGTGCGGCTGCGCCATCCGGGTCGCCCGGATCTGCTCGAGAAGCTGTCCCTGATCCAGGAGGGGCCGCAGCGCAAGGTGCGCATGGCCCATCTGGCGGTGGTGGGCAGCCATCAGGTGAACGGCGTGGCGGCGCTGCACAGCGACCTGCTGGTGAAGAACCTGTTTGCCGACTTCGCCGCCCTCTGGCCGGACCGATTCACCAACATCACCAACGGCGTCACACCCCGGCGCTGGCTGGCGGTGGCCAATCCCGGTCTGTCGGCCCTGCTCGATGAGGCGATCGGCACCGGCTGGACCCGTGATCTCGAGCAGCTGCGCCGGCTGGAGCCCTTCGCCGCCGATCCCGCCTTCCAGGAGCGCTGGGCGCAGGTGAAGATGCGCGCCAAGGAGCGCCTGGCGGCCACGATCCGCAGTGAGACCGGGGTGCTGGTGGATCCGGGCAGCCTGTTCGATGTGCAGGTGAAGCGCATCCACGAATACAAGCGCCAGCACCTGGCGGCCCTGCAGATCGTCGAGCGCTACCTGCGTCTGCGGGCCGGCGAGGATCTGCCGCCGCGCACAGTGATCTTCGGCGGCAAGGCGGCGCCGGGCTATGCGATGGCCAAGCTGATCATCCGCCTGATCGTCGGCATCGCCGAGATCGTGAACATCGATCCGGCCATCGATGGGCGCCTGCGTGTGGTGTTCCTGCCCAACTTCAACGTCAGCCTCGGGCAGCGCATCTATCCGGCGGTGGACCTCTCCGAGCAGATCTCGACGGCGGGGATGGAGGCCTCCGGCACCGGCAACATGAAGATGAGCCTCAACGGCGCGCTCACGATCGGCACTCTCGATGGCGCCAACGTCGAGATCCGCGATCTGGTGGGTCATGACAACTTCTTCCTGTTCGGCCATACCGCCGAGCAGCTGGCCTCGATCAACCAGGCCGGCTATCACCCGATGCCGTGGCTCGAGAACGATCCCGTCGCCCGCGAGGCGATCGAGCTGATCGGGTCGGGCCACTTCAGCGAAGGCGACTGTGATCTGTTCCATCCGCTGCTGGCCAACCTCTGCGGCAGCGATCCGTTCCGGGTGTGTTCCGATCTCGGCGACTATCGCCGCGCCCAGAACGATGTGGATGCGGTCTGGTGCGATCCCGAGCGCTGGCGCCGTATGTCGGTGCTGAACACGGCCCGCTGCGGCCACTTCAGCAGTGATCGCTCGATCCGCGAGTACGCCGAGCGCATCTGGAAGGTGCAGCCGGTGCCCATCTCCTCCTGCAGCCTGGTGCCCGATGCCTGA
- a CDS encoding transglutaminase family protein yields the protein MPDRSGALWMDAVARTAEERLQRAGIQLTLGGEPTVVPFDPVGPEWSVAADGPAKLEVARRLARELQQRAWPGSTLMFCPGKRYEGEVNPRWALRLISGAGGRPPVRWPQPCQPGLRGRLPRPEEGPAWLARLGRQLGITLLPLPLRDPLDPLRRVWAVPLSAAFEEPEPGGEAPDPEEAPIRWLPAVWELAEELRELTGAPGPAGLRLPLEHMPEEIPRQVLTMEIDAEGWELFLPPLVRRPLELLLQAIADSLAADGASVEGQADLAAPRLSGVLPVDAMPHWQVLGLTADPGVLEINLPVCHSWGDYHGWLQLLEQLCAVVGLRSWKPGPGGWPLSTGGGNHLLWGGPDLARHPFFCRPAWLVGILRYWQWHPSLSYLFCGPSVGPASQSPRPDEVAGIPFDLELAYRCLEEADDGRDPDDPRGDHRALIGETLRHLHADKSGNNHRSEISFDKFWNPAAPGGCQGLVEFRALESLPEARWSSAVALLWSALAAHLLEPAHRPAALRDWGAELHDRLLLPSQLWADLEAVLADLAADGLVLEPEIYRRIWEWRFPPLLQWSRNDWVVEIRQALEPWPLICDTPVEGGFTSRFVDASLRRLEISVSEAMRREGAIVLQGRPLPLDAEPLAVRYRHQRLYPCLHPAIEPQLPLRLELHTPDGVVLFQLTDADTHFSPLAGTEDPLPRDTQAGRAAAPWDGRIRPGDVTLDLRLG from the coding sequence ATGCCTGATCGTTCAGGAGCCCTGTGGATGGACGCCGTGGCGCGCACGGCGGAGGAGCGGCTGCAGCGTGCCGGAATCCAGCTCACCCTCGGCGGCGAACCGACGGTGGTGCCCTTCGATCCGGTCGGCCCCGAGTGGAGTGTGGCCGCCGATGGTCCCGCCAAGCTGGAGGTGGCCCGGCGTCTGGCCCGCGAGCTGCAGCAGCGGGCCTGGCCCGGCAGCACGTTGATGTTCTGTCCGGGCAAGCGCTACGAGGGCGAGGTGAACCCCCGCTGGGCCCTGCGCCTGATCAGCGGTGCTGGCGGCCGGCCTCCGGTGCGCTGGCCGCAGCCCTGTCAGCCGGGGCTGCGCGGCCGCCTGCCCCGGCCCGAGGAGGGGCCCGCCTGGCTGGCGCGGCTGGGGCGCCAGCTGGGGATCACCCTGCTGCCACTGCCCCTGCGGGATCCGCTCGATCCGCTGCGGCGGGTCTGGGCGGTGCCGCTGAGCGCCGCGTTCGAGGAGCCGGAGCCGGGGGGTGAGGCGCCAGATCCTGAGGAGGCCCCGATCCGCTGGCTGCCGGCGGTGTGGGAGCTGGCCGAGGAGCTGCGGGAGCTCACCGGTGCCCCCGGGCCGGCCGGTCTTCGCCTGCCGCTGGAGCACATGCCGGAGGAGATTCCGCGCCAGGTGCTCACCATGGAGATCGATGCCGAGGGCTGGGAGCTGTTCCTGCCACCGCTGGTCCGACGCCCCCTGGAGCTGCTGCTCCAGGCGATCGCCGACAGCCTGGCGGCGGATGGGGCGTCGGTCGAGGGCCAGGCCGATCTGGCGGCGCCTCGGCTCAGCGGCGTGCTGCCGGTGGATGCGATGCCCCACTGGCAGGTGCTCGGCCTGACGGCCGATCCCGGCGTGCTCGAGATCAACCTGCCGGTCTGCCACAGCTGGGGCGATTACCACGGCTGGCTGCAGCTGCTCGAGCAGCTCTGCGCGGTGGTGGGGCTGCGCAGCTGGAAGCCCGGTCCCGGCGGCTGGCCGCTGAGCACCGGCGGCGGCAACCATCTGCTCTGGGGCGGTCCCGACCTGGCGCGGCATCCCTTCTTCTGCCGGCCCGCCTGGCTGGTGGGCATCCTGCGCTACTGGCAGTGGCATCCGTCGCTCTCCTATCTGTTCTGCGGTCCTTCCGTGGGGCCCGCCTCCCAGTCGCCCCGCCCCGATGAGGTGGCCGGCATCCCCTTCGATCTGGAGCTCGCCTACCGCTGCCTGGAGGAGGCGGACGACGGCCGTGACCCGGACGATCCCCGCGGCGATCACCGGGCTCTGATCGGCGAGACGTTGCGCCATCTGCATGCCGACAAGAGCGGCAACAATCACCGCAGCGAGATCAGCTTCGACAAGTTCTGGAACCCCGCGGCGCCCGGTGGTTGCCAGGGGCTCGTGGAGTTCCGGGCGCTGGAGAGTCTGCCCGAGGCCCGGTGGAGCAGCGCCGTGGCCCTGCTCTGGAGTGCCCTGGCGGCCCATCTGCTCGAGCCGGCCCATCGCCCCGCCGCCCTGAGGGACTGGGGCGCGGAGCTCCACGATCGTCTGCTGCTGCCCAGCCAGCTGTGGGCTGATCTGGAGGCGGTGCTCGCCGACCTGGCTGCCGACGGTCTGGTGCTGGAGCCGGAGATCTACCGGCGCATCTGGGAGTGGCGCTTCCCGCCGCTGCTGCAGTGGAGCCGGAACGACTGGGTCGTGGAGATCCGCCAGGCCCTGGAGCCCTGGCCGCTGATCTGTGACACGCCGGTGGAGGGGGGCTTCACCAGCCGCTTCGTCGACGCCTCGCTGCGGCGGCTCGAAATCAGTGTGAGCGAGGCGATGCGGCGTGAGGGGGCGATCGTGCTGCAGGGCCGGCCCCTGCCGCTGGACGCCGAGCCGCTGGCTGTGCGCTACCGGCACCAGCGCCTCTATCCGTGCCTGCATCCGGCGATCGAACCGCAGCTGCCGTTGCGGTTGGAGCTCCATACCCCCGACGGCGTGGTGCTGTTCCAGCTCACCGATGCCGACACCCACTTCTCGCCGCTGGCCGGCACCGAGGACCCGCTGCCTCGGGATACTCAGGCGGGACGGGCCGCAGCCCCCTGGGACGGCCGCATCCGTCCAGGCGATGTGACCCTGGACCTCCGCCTGGGCTGA
- a CDS encoding IS66 family transposase: MTTPPAGISEADWASTPVGVRAGFLEVLAQLQRQQQENDQLRAQLTDLATELASLRERIGRNSRNSSKPPSSDGTGFKPPTRCKGTGRKRGGQQGHPGAGPELLPIARVDEVLEHHPDACRRCGTLLQGEDAEPLRHQVIEIPPISPVVIEHRLHRLVCPCCSTSTCAELPADVEPSRYGPRLSGLVGLLGSAFPLSFGRTQALLDQLLGVEISRGAIATIRARLSAALQQAVEEALEVARQQPVAYVDETGAPTGNADGCNPAGRRGWQWVMVTPLVTVFLQGLSRSSAAAMELLGHTFAGIVVSDRFSAYNHLPVEQRQLCWAHLIRDLAAIAERQGASREIGAQMLALQQHLFAHWHQWKSGAIDRPQLLHRCHPLRLAFEATLQRVVDLGCERGEQTPWAQTVRTCRQLLQRKQALWTFLETPGIEPTNNAAERALRQSVIHRKISHGVQSSGGAICRSRLLTVTATLRQQGRDVWQFLEQAWIAHRLGGVMPSLVPDR, encoded by the coding sequence ATGACCACCCCTCCGGCCGGGATTTCAGAAGCGGACTGGGCTTCCACTCCGGTGGGCGTGAGGGCTGGCTTCCTTGAGGTTCTTGCACAGCTCCAGAGACAACAGCAGGAGAACGACCAGCTCCGAGCGCAGCTCACCGACCTGGCGACGGAACTGGCCAGCCTGCGCGAGCGGATCGGCCGCAACTCCCGCAACTCCTCCAAGCCGCCCTCCAGTGACGGCACGGGTTTTAAGCCGCCCACCCGCTGCAAAGGCACTGGTCGCAAGCGGGGTGGTCAGCAGGGGCACCCGGGAGCAGGGCCGGAGCTGCTGCCGATCGCGCGTGTGGATGAGGTGCTCGAGCACCACCCGGACGCCTGCCGCCGCTGCGGCACCCTGCTACAGGGGGAGGATGCGGAGCCGCTGCGCCATCAGGTGATCGAGATTCCACCGATCAGCCCGGTGGTGATCGAACACCGTCTGCACCGTCTGGTCTGCCCCTGCTGCTCCACCAGCACCTGCGCCGAGCTGCCGGCGGATGTGGAGCCCAGCCGCTACGGCCCACGCCTGAGCGGCCTGGTGGGACTGCTGGGCAGCGCCTTTCCCCTGAGTTTCGGCCGAACCCAGGCGCTGCTGGATCAGCTGCTGGGTGTGGAAATCAGCCGCGGCGCTATCGCCACCATCCGGGCACGTCTGAGCGCAGCCCTGCAGCAGGCGGTGGAGGAAGCCCTGGAGGTGGCCCGGCAGCAGCCGGTGGCCTACGTGGATGAAACCGGCGCCCCCACCGGCAACGCCGACGGTTGTAATCCTGCTGGCAGGCGCGGCTGGCAGTGGGTCATGGTCACACCACTGGTTACGGTGTTCCTGCAGGGCCTGAGCCGCTCAAGTGCAGCGGCAATGGAGCTTCTGGGCCATACCTTTGCAGGGATCGTGGTGAGTGATCGCTTCTCGGCCTACAACCACCTGCCCGTGGAGCAGCGGCAGCTGTGCTGGGCCCACCTGATCCGGGATCTGGCGGCCATCGCTGAACGCCAGGGCGCCAGCAGGGAGATCGGAGCCCAGATGCTGGCTCTGCAGCAGCATCTGTTCGCTCACTGGCACCAGTGGAAGAGCGGAGCGATCGACCGGCCCCAGCTCCTGCATCGATGCCACCCCCTCCGCTTGGCGTTCGAGGCCACGCTGCAGCGGGTGGTGGATCTGGGCTGTGAGCGGGGCGAGCAAACGCCCTGGGCCCAGACGGTGCGAACCTGTCGCCAGTTGCTGCAGCGCAAGCAGGCGCTCTGGACTTTTCTGGAAACGCCAGGGATCGAGCCCACCAACAACGCTGCCGAGCGGGCACTGCGGCAATCGGTGATTCACCGCAAGATCAGCCATGGCGTCCAGTCCTCCGGCGGCGCCATCTGCCGCAGCCGGTTGCTCACCGTCACCGCCACCCTGCGGCAGCAGGGCCGCGATGTCTGGCAATTCCTGGAGCAGGCCTGGATTGCCCATCGCCTCGGCGGCGTGATGCCATCGCTGGTGCCGGATCGCTGA